One region of Purpureocillium takamizusanense chromosome 4, complete sequence genomic DNA includes:
- a CDS encoding uncharacterized protein (EggNog:ENOG503PHMZ), whose protein sequence is MERRQDQGSKNRKGLVVDTSGLFAAGPASSEGSSARFTPSPYDLRYFPRGERPRTPTQYHDDVAFNSANGTAATQVHDLTRGDLTESFPPSNESAWPQVHLVPRDLARLNQQLADSTYGSYESPISRKYGHIGSSFLQHEPSLATLDKATDDLGRAIQSPPYDLKQRQEPPFSTSVFTTMEPIHTATTSSPLAAPFWHQRSTSVPRIGPSSLPTGLSSAMQNSWAAGDPFSSPRMRKSGASSLDPSIVENGGESQSYIEDPGQQGAFDMQQLRVALPVLPEYQQAQGRNSKRHHLSHSLSRLSKESSFPKVSRSASATHPAPVPAVPTAYPSRGSRSLSVPGFTPMRACLTATEDENAHGQSVARSLPSSQACCSSKFSVRYKGMHTTKNASNDTLPDRLNCSIWITNLPQDITYAELLESVGSRGRIFCSFINSPDGVKFHTAAAKVVFFKPGPAQRLRDEAAHPGFYVRGHRTRITLNRIKSSEVPVAGRNCRVLIITGRDDFVNEQTLREWFDRRIVWQGDGVIELIHARGRTVLEWRFGSYRNQAEMAKLALEKDRPVGLEHVEFGFDPNEVGADDMSSYAIAAERIQGKY, encoded by the coding sequence ATGGAACGCCGGCAAGACCAGGGATCAAAGAATCGCAAAGGCCTCGTCGTGGACACGAGCGGCCTCTTTGCTGCAGGGCCTGCTTCGTCGGAAGGGTCTTCGGCGCGCTTCACGCCCAGTCCGTATGATCTGCGGTACTTTCCTCGAGGCGAAAGGCCTCGCACTCCGACTCAATACCACGACGATGTCGCCTTCAACTCGGCCAACGGCACGGCAGCAACTCAAGTCCATGACCTCACCCGCGGCGACTTGACGGAATCGTTTCCCCCATCCAACGAATCAGCCTGGCCACAAGTCCACCTTGTTCCGCGCGACCTTGCCCGTCTCAATCAACAGCTGGCCGATAGCACGTATGGCTCGTACGAGTCTCCCATTTCTCGAAAGTACGGCCACATCGGCAGCTCTTTTCTTCAGCACGAGCCAAGCCTGGCTACCTTGGACAAGGCAACAGAcgacctcggccgcgccatCCAGTCTCCGCCATACGACCTGAAGCAGCGACAAGAACCACCCTTCTCGACATCGGTGTTCACGACCATGGAGCCAATACACACTGCTACCACCTCATCTCCTCTTGCCGCACCGTTCTGGCATCAGCGCTCAACATCTGTACCGAGAATTGGGCCTAGCAGTCTGCCAACCGGACTGTCAAGCGCGATGCAGAACTCTTGGGCCGCCGGAGACCCGTTTTCGTCTCCTCGGATGAGAAAATCTGGCGCATCATCTCTGGATCCGAGCATTGTTGAGAATGGCGGCGAGAGCCAGTCTTACATTGAGGACCCTGGGCAACAGGGCGCCTTCGacatgcagcagctgcgTGTAGCACTCCCCGTGCTACCTGAATACCAGCAGGCTCAGGGACGCAACAGCAAAAGACACCACTTGTCCCACAGTTTGAGCCGATTGAGCAAAGAGTCTTCGTTTCCAAAGGTCAGTCGCAGTGCCTCTGCCACGCACCCCGCGCCCGTGCCTGCGGTTCCCACGGCGTACCCGTCAAGGGGCAGTCGGAGCCTTTCGGTACCCGGCTTTACCCCGATGCGGGCTTGCCTGACAGCAACCGAGGATGAGAATGCCCATGGACAGTCCGTTGCGCGGTCACTTCCGAGCAGCCAggcgtgctgctcgtcgaAATTCTCCGTGCGGTACAAGGGCATGCACACAACTAAGAATGCCAGCAACGATACTCTGCCCGACAGACTGAACTGTTCCATCTGGATCACCAATCTTCCCCAAGACATCACGTAcgcggagctgctcgagagcGTCGGATCCCGTGGCCGCATCTTCTGCTCCTTCATCAACAGCCCCGACGGGGTCAAGTTccacacggccgccgccaaagtcgtcTTTTTCAAGCCTGGCCCAGCGCAGAGGCTCCGTGACGAGGCAGCTCATCCGGGCTTCTACGTCCGCGGCCATCGAACGCGCATCACCTTGAACCGTATCAAGAGCAGCGAGGTGCCCGTGGCTGGACGTAACTGCCGcgtcctcatcatcaccggGCGAGATGACTTTGTCAACGAGCAGACGTTGCGCGAGTGGTTCGACAGACGTATTGTATGGCAGGGGGACGGGGTTATTGAGCTCATCCATGCGAGGGGCCGGACGGTGCTCGAGTGGCGATTCGGCTCGTACAGAAATCAGGCCGAGATGGCCAAGCTCGCGCTCGAGAAGGACCGCCCGGTGGGCTTGGAACATGTCGAGTTTGGGTTCGACCCGAATGAAGTCGGAGCTGATGACATGTCGTCGTACGCAATCGCGGCGGAGCGCATTCAAGGCAAGTACTGA